In Thalassotalea sp. Sam97, a single window of DNA contains:
- a CDS encoding NUDIX hydrolase: MSQFKPNATIAAIIHCNNKFLLVEEIDNGKRVLNQPAGHMEAGESIVQTFEREVREETGLQLTADSLSGIYYNHRADLDIYYLRFAFVVELAEQVQGTPEDSDIITTHWLSYQEIIDRADEMRSIMVKKCIDDYLTGQRYPLDILKNHL; encoded by the coding sequence ATGTCCCAATTTAAACCAAACGCCACTATCGCAGCCATCATTCATTGCAATAACAAGTTTTTACTTGTTGAAGAAATTGATAATGGCAAACGCGTACTCAACCAACCTGCAGGGCATATGGAAGCCGGTGAAAGTATTGTTCAAACCTTTGAACGAGAAGTACGCGAGGAAACCGGATTACAACTTACTGCCGATAGCTTGTCAGGCATTTACTACAATCACCGTGCTGATCTTGATATTTACTATTTGCGCTTTGCCTTTGTGGTAGAGCTCGCCGAGCAAGTTCAGGGCACACCAGAAGACAGTGATATCATCACCACGCACTGGTTAAGCTACCAAGAAATCATCGACAGAGCGGACGAAATGCGAAGTATCATGGTTAAAAAATGCATCGATGATTACCTTACAGGGCAGCGTTATCCACTCGATATTCTAAAAAATCATTTATAG
- the hflD gene encoding high frequency lysogenization protein HflD translates to MSIEQQSLTFAAICQAAAMVQGIARKNHLNDEQFALMLNSIINTSPDNTLDVYGGDVANLTDGLKLIASQLGDTNAAKDPEITRYIVSILNIERRLARNKRVMQQLGERIEQCQRQLQHYAIDSDVMQNAFASIYTDLISPLAPPIQVAGEPTILKQQGNQHRIRALLLAAVRAAVLWRQVGGKRRTILFSRRKFVAAAQQLLKY, encoded by the coding sequence ATGAGTATTGAACAACAATCGTTAACGTTTGCAGCAATATGTCAAGCTGCAGCAATGGTACAAGGTATTGCTCGTAAAAATCATTTAAATGACGAGCAGTTTGCTCTGATGCTGAACAGTATCATCAACACCTCGCCTGATAACACACTTGATGTCTATGGTGGTGACGTAGCGAACCTAACTGACGGCCTAAAACTGATTGCCAGTCAGTTAGGTGATACTAATGCGGCAAAAGACCCTGAAATCACTCGCTATATTGTCAGCATCTTAAATATTGAACGCCGCTTAGCTCGTAACAAGCGGGTGATGCAACAACTTGGTGAACGTATAGAACAGTGCCAGCGTCAGCTACAACATTATGCGATTGACTCTGATGTGATGCAAAATGCATTTGCTAGCATCTATACCGATCTCATCAGTCCGCTTGCTCCGCCTATTCAGGTAGCGGGCGAACCAACAATTTTAAAACAACAAGGCAACCAACACCGAATTCGCGCACTGTTACTCGCAGCAGTTCGTGCAGCGGTATTATGGCGCCAAGTTGGTGGTAAGCGACGTACCATACTATTTAGTCGCCGCAAGTTCGTCGCTGCGGCACAACAACTCTTAAAATATTAA
- the mnmA gene encoding tRNA 2-thiouridine(34) synthase MnmA, giving the protein MNSDSNTDNSQIKVIVGMSGGVDSSVSAYLLKQQGYQVEGLFMKNWEEDDDDEYCAAAEDLKDAQLVCDKLGIELHTINFAAEYWDNVFEYFLEEYKAGRTPNPDIMCNKEIKFKAFLEFACEDLGADYIATGHYVQRRQNDNGQYEMLRGLDNNKDQSYFLYTLSHEQVARTLFPVGHIEKPEVRAIAEREGLVTHDKKDSTGICFIGERKFRDFLGRYLPAQPGKIETAEGKEVGEHQGLMYHTLGQRKGLLIGGMADAGDEPWYVVDKDLKRNVLIVGQGKNHPRLFSTGLIASQLHWVDRQAVNIGQSFSCTVKTRYRQADVACTVTRVDEQNYRVMFDQPQSSVTPGQSVVFYQNEVCLGGGIIDTLIRE; this is encoded by the coding sequence TTGAACAGCGACTCAAATACAGATAACAGCCAAATTAAAGTTATCGTCGGTATGTCCGGCGGTGTTGATTCATCCGTTTCTGCCTACTTGCTTAAACAGCAAGGCTATCAGGTAGAAGGCCTTTTCATGAAAAACTGGGAAGAAGATGACGACGATGAATACTGTGCTGCAGCAGAAGACCTAAAAGACGCGCAACTTGTTTGCGATAAGTTAGGGATTGAATTGCACACCATTAATTTCGCTGCTGAATACTGGGATAACGTCTTTGAATATTTCCTTGAGGAATACAAAGCCGGTCGCACACCAAATCCTGACATCATGTGTAATAAGGAAATTAAGTTCAAGGCATTTTTAGAATTTGCTTGTGAAGACTTAGGCGCGGATTACATTGCGACTGGTCATTACGTGCAACGTCGTCAAAACGACAACGGCCAATATGAAATGCTACGTGGTCTGGATAACAACAAAGACCAGAGTTACTTCTTATATACCTTAAGTCATGAGCAAGTCGCCCGCACTCTATTTCCAGTAGGTCATATTGAAAAGCCAGAAGTTCGTGCAATCGCTGAACGTGAAGGTCTTGTGACCCACGATAAAAAGGACTCGACTGGTATTTGTTTTATTGGCGAGCGCAAGTTCCGCGATTTCTTAGGTCGTTATTTACCAGCGCAACCTGGTAAAATTGAAACGGCTGAAGGCAAAGAAGTTGGTGAACACCAAGGATTGATGTACCACACGTTAGGTCAACGCAAAGGCTTATTAATTGGTGGTATGGCGGATGCCGGTGACGAACCATGGTACGTTGTCGATAAAGACTTAAAACGTAACGTGTTAATCGTTGGCCAAGGTAAAAATCACCCACGCTTATTCTCAACCGGATTAATCGCTTCACAGCTTCACTGGGTTGATCGTCAAGCTGTGAACATCGGCCAAAGTTTTAGCTGTACAGTAAAAACGCGCTATCGCCAAGCCGATGTGGCGTGTACCGTAACACGCGTTGATGAACAAAACTACCGCGTAATGTTTGACCAGCCGCAAAGCTCAGTAACACCAGGTCAATCAGTGGTATTTTATCAAAATGAGGTTTGTCTTGGTGGTGGTATCATCGACACCTTGATCCGCGAATAA